GCGGATTACGTTTTTGATGCGCGCTTTTTACCCAATCCACATTGGGAGCCTGAGCTTAAGCCGCTAACGGGCCTAGATCAGCCAGTCAAAGACTATTTGTCGAGTCACAGCATCGTGCAAAAGTTTACTTGGCAGATCCAAACCTTTGTACAAACTTGGTTACCACACTTAGAGCGAAACAATCGCAGCTATCTAACGATCGCAATAGGATGTACTGGTGGACAGCATCGCTCAGTATACTTAGCGCAAACCATTGGTGAGCGTTTTGCTAAAACCCATCCTAACGTCAAAATTCGTCACCGTGAGCAAGAGGGGTAAATGTTAGAAAATACGTTTTTAATCCAGAACAAACTCGGTCTGCACGCTCGAGCGGCGACAGTTCTTGCTCAGTTAGCGACCCAATTTGATGCTGAAGTGACCTTATATCAAGGAGACAAAAGTGCTGCTGCTGACAGCGTACTAGCACTGTTGTTACTTGAAAGCAGTCAGGGAAAAGAGGTGCGAGTTGTCTGCGAAGGTCCTGATGCTCAGTATGCACTAGACGCCATTGGTGGACTAATAGAAAATAAATTTAATGAATCCGAGTAACTTGGACTGTAATCACCAAAATAGCACTAAGGCCTGATTCATTTATTCCCTGCTAATCTCCCCCTCCGTAACCAGACTGGTCTAATAAGTCTCTCATAATTAAGCGTAAACCTTGGTAGTTCCCAATAAACTGAGTTACACTGTAATACCAACTTAGGTTTCTTTCGTGCAGTAAAGCGAGTTGCCGAGAAAATCCTACTTTATCGTTGCGTACACCTTTAACGTGTATTAACGATAACAACCCACCAGCAGAAACAACACGAATAAAATTCAAATTAAGAAATTGATTTCTGCGATAAAATAAATAAATTGGGTTAACTTAATCACGTTAGCCACCATTATTATCAAAAAGGATGCCTATGCCTGAAGTATTTGAACAAGACTACACACTGGAACAACTCCAAAAGGTAACTAAAGCCTTAAACAGTGGTCAGTTTGTTCAAGTTAGGCGTATGCTCGCAGAAACAGCACCTTGTGACACAGCACTGCTTTTAGAATCATCCCCTCATAAAGTTCGCTCTATGCTGTGGCAGCTCGTTGACCCAGATATCCAAGGGGATGTCTTAGAGGAACTGTCAGAGGATGTAAGACTTGGGATCATCGCCCAGATGGAGCCGGAGCTAATTGCTGCCGCTACAGAAGACATGGACGACGACGACCTTGGTGATGTCCTGAGAAGCCTACCTGATACCGTCTACCAAGACGTTATCGGTGCGATGGATAGCCAAGATAGAGAACGTGCGACACAAGCATTGTCATACAAGGAACACTCTGCCGGTGCGCTGATGAGCACCGACACGGTCACCATTCGACCCGATGTTACCTTAGAAGTTGTATTTAGATATCTACGTCTTAAAGGCGAATTGCCAGACGGTACGGACGAGTTGTATGTAGTTGATAAAGACAACTGCTTTTTAGGCACGCTGCCTGTCAATACCTT
This portion of the Pseudoalteromonas sp. GCY genome encodes:
- a CDS encoding HPr family phosphocarrier protein, whose amino-acid sequence is MLENTFLIQNKLGLHARAATVLAQLATQFDAEVTLYQGDKSAAADSVLALLLLESSQGKEVRVVCEGPDAQYALDAIGGLIENKFNESE